One region of Candidatus Binatia bacterium genomic DNA includes:
- a CDS encoding response regulator transcription factor has protein sequence MSESGAGGPSFLVVDDDAAFRERLARALRDRGFEVRVAAGYDDAVELARADSPEYAVVDLRMPGRSGLELTRELHRIDPATRIVVLTGYGSIATAIEAVRLGAVYYLSKPADADDVLAAFARGDAPPLHTPPAEFTTPSLARAEWEHIQRVLADCGGNISEAARRLGIHRRSLQRKLQKYPPVD, from the coding sequence ATGAGCGAAAGCGGCGCGGGCGGACCTTCTTTCCTGGTCGTCGATGACGACGCGGCTTTCCGTGAGCGTCTGGCGCGCGCGCTGCGTGACCGCGGCTTCGAGGTGCGGGTCGCCGCCGGTTACGACGACGCCGTCGAACTGGCGCGCGCCGATTCCCCCGAGTACGCGGTGGTCGATCTGCGCATGCCGGGCCGCTCGGGCCTCGAACTGACCCGGGAACTGCACCGTATCGACCCGGCCACCAGAATCGTCGTGCTGACGGGTTACGGGAGTATCGCTACGGCCATCGAAGCGGTGCGCCTCGGGGCGGTGTACTACCTGAGCAAGCCAGCCGACGCCGACGACGTGCTCGCCGCTTTCGCCCGCGGCGACGCGCCTCCGCTGCACACCCCACCGGCCGAGTTCACCACGCCGTCGCTGGCCCGCGCCGAGTGGGAACACATCCAGCGCGTGCTGGCAGACTGCGGCGGCAACATCTCCGAGGCCGCACGTCGCCTCGGCATCCACCGGCGCTCGCTGCAACGCAAGCTGCAAAAGTACCCCCCGGTCGACTGA
- a CDS encoding ATP-binding protein: MELPPVAGATPLAPPADIETINLRWLLRLRWVAIAGQVVLILAVEATMRLALPLVPIFALIGLEAASNVACARWARARTHVPPRALTGLIVADTAALTALLYLTGGAVNPFTFLYLVHVTLAAVVLRSRASWLVLAVALGAYGMLFLVPGNPPEDGHAGHQPDHLRLHLVGMWVAFAVAAGFIVYFVQQITSALARRDAELAEARTRTARNERFASLAALAAGAAHELATPLSTIAVVAKELDRQLARDGADAVTLGDVRLIRQQVDRCRDILTRMAADGGETPAPVTLDRLVAEAIDGLPPASRCEVSLPPETARATISVPVHAVAQALRAVLQNAVQASPPSSPVRLTVARRGAEWQFVVRDDGPGMEPAVLRHAGEPFFTTKPPGHGMGLGLYLARTTISQVGGRLDITSAAEAGTTVIMVLPATAAAKADCGDVAIVQGAGA, translated from the coding sequence ATGGAACTTCCGCCCGTCGCCGGCGCGACGCCTCTTGCTCCGCCGGCGGATATCGAGACGATCAACCTGCGCTGGCTCCTGCGCCTGCGCTGGGTAGCCATTGCCGGGCAGGTCGTCCTCATCCTCGCCGTGGAGGCGACGATGCGCCTGGCTCTGCCTCTGGTCCCGATCTTCGCGCTGATCGGCCTGGAGGCCGCCTCGAACGTTGCGTGCGCTCGCTGGGCCCGCGCCCGCACGCACGTTCCGCCGCGGGCGCTCACCGGCCTCATCGTCGCCGACACCGCCGCACTGACCGCCCTGCTCTATCTCACGGGCGGCGCCGTCAACCCGTTCACGTTCCTCTATCTCGTCCACGTAACCCTTGCGGCGGTGGTGTTGCGTAGCCGCGCCTCATGGCTGGTGCTGGCCGTTGCGCTCGGCGCGTACGGCATGCTGTTCCTCGTCCCCGGCAACCCCCCGGAGGACGGCCATGCCGGCCACCAACCCGACCACCTGCGCCTTCACCTGGTGGGCATGTGGGTCGCTTTTGCGGTGGCCGCCGGGTTCATTGTCTATTTCGTGCAGCAGATCACGAGCGCCCTCGCCCGGCGTGACGCCGAGCTAGCCGAGGCGCGGACCCGGACGGCCCGCAACGAGCGATTCGCGTCACTGGCCGCGCTCGCCGCCGGTGCGGCCCATGAGTTGGCGACACCGCTTTCGACGATCGCCGTGGTCGCCAAGGAGCTCGACCGCCAGCTCGCGCGCGACGGAGCGGATGCGGTCACCCTCGGCGACGTCCGCCTGATTCGCCAGCAGGTCGACCGCTGCCGCGACATCCTGACCCGCATGGCGGCGGACGGCGGCGAGACGCCCGCGCCGGTGACTCTCGATCGACTGGTGGCGGAGGCGATCGACGGCTTGCCGCCAGCCAGCCGCTGCGAGGTCTCGCTGCCGCCGGAAACCGCGCGGGCGACGATTTCCGTGCCCGTGCATGCGGTCGCCCAGGCCCTGCGGGCCGTCTTGCAGAATGCCGTGCAGGCCTCGCCGCCGTCGTCCCCGGTGCGGCTCACCGTTGCGCGCCGCGGGGCGGAGTGGCAATTCGTCGTCCGGGACGACGGCCCGGGCATGGAGCCGGCAGTTCTGCGTCATGCCGGCGAGCCGTTTTTCACCACCAAGCCGCCCGGACATGGAATGGGCCTCGGGCTCTACCTGGCGCGAACGACCATCTCGCAAGTCGGCGGCCGCCTCGACATTACATCCGCGGCCGAAGCCGGCACGACGGTAATCATGGTCCTGCCTGCAACCGCCGCGGCAAAGGCGGATTGCGGCGACGTCGCAATCGTTCAGGGAGCGGGTGCATGA
- a CDS encoding ZIP family metal transporter has protein sequence MSALANSLLATLVVSAISLAGILFAFTRWTPRLEILSLSFAAGVLLASTFLKVLPEAARAGPDGSVFSACLVAMVAFFLLERYLHGFHEHEETHTVASRYLILVGDGLHNFIDGIAIAASFAVDPAVGVATTVAVAAHEIPQEVADYGVLVSGGFSKSMALTLNFLSSLAAVIGAASCFLFEAWLTAHLGWLLAATGGMFIYIAGSDLIPELHHARWRGSLLGVVPFLLGIVLVALLLALVPSGH, from the coding sequence ATGTCGGCGCTCGCCAACTCCTTACTCGCCACGCTGGTCGTCAGCGCGATCTCCCTCGCCGGAATTCTATTTGCGTTCACGCGTTGGACGCCGCGGCTCGAGATCCTGTCCCTCAGCTTTGCCGCCGGGGTGTTGCTGGCATCGACCTTCCTGAAGGTGCTACCCGAAGCTGCCCGGGCGGGGCCCGACGGGTCGGTGTTCTCGGCCTGTCTCGTCGCCATGGTCGCGTTCTTCCTCCTCGAGCGTTATCTCCACGGCTTCCATGAGCACGAGGAGACGCACACCGTGGCGTCGCGCTACCTGATTCTGGTCGGCGACGGTCTGCACAACTTCATTGACGGAATTGCCATCGCCGCCAGCTTTGCGGTCGACCCCGCCGTGGGCGTCGCGACGACGGTGGCCGTGGCGGCGCACGAAATTCCCCAGGAGGTCGCCGACTACGGTGTCCTCGTGAGCGGCGGGTTCAGCAAGAGCATGGCGCTGACCCTCAACTTCCTGTCGAGTCTCGCCGCCGTCATCGGCGCCGCGTCGTGCTTCCTGTTCGAGGCCTGGTTGACCGCGCACCTCGGGTGGCTGCTCGCGGCCACCGGCGGCATGTTCATTTACATCGCCGGGTCCGACCTGATCCCGGAGCTGCACCACGCCCGCTGGCGCGGCTCCTTGCTGGGCGTGGTGCCTTTCCTGCTCGGCATCGTGCTTGTCGCCCTGCTGCTGGCACTGGTACCGAGCGGCCATTGA
- the orn gene encoding oligoribonuclease, giving the protein MGSTNPDGPLVWVDLEMSGLDPDRHAILEIATLITDAELAVLAEGPVIAIAHPAPTLEAMDQWNREHHGASGLTARVLASTVSVQAAEEETLAFVRRHCSERQSPLCGNSIHQDRRFIARYMPRFDNYLHYRNVDVSTVKELVRRWYPQGPALPEKKHAHLALDDIRESIAELRFYRENFFRR; this is encoded by the coding sequence ATGGGATCGACGAATCCAGACGGACCGCTGGTGTGGGTCGACCTGGAGATGAGTGGGCTCGACCCCGACCGGCATGCGATTCTGGAGATCGCGACGCTGATCACCGACGCCGAGTTGGCGGTACTTGCCGAGGGGCCGGTGATCGCCATTGCGCACCCGGCGCCGACGCTCGAGGCGATGGACCAGTGGAACCGCGAGCATCACGGCGCCTCGGGCCTGACGGCGCGGGTGCTGGCGTCGACGGTGTCGGTCCAGGCTGCCGAAGAAGAAACGCTGGCGTTCGTACGGCGCCACTGTTCCGAGCGGCAATCGCCCTTATGCGGCAACTCCATTCACCAGGACCGACGGTTTATCGCTCGCTACATGCCGCGCTTCGACAACTACCTCCACTACCGCAACGTCGACGTGAGCACCGTCAAGGAACTGGTCCGTCGCTGGTACCCGCAGGGTCCGGCGCTGCCGGAAAAGAAGCACGCGCACCTTGCCCTGGACGACATCCGCGAGTCGATCGCCGAGTTGCGCTTCTACCGCGAGAACTTCTTTCGGCGCTGA
- a CDS encoding M20/M25/M40 family metallo-hydrolase, whose amino-acid sequence MIASSVLPFVEETWHRSIVPALEDYIRIPNESPAFDPLWREHGHMDRAAEHVAGWMRTHGPPAMQLEVVRLPGRTPLVFAEIPGSGEETVLLYGHLDKQPPMAGWLEGLGPWTPVIREGRLYGRGGADDGYAAFAAVTAIAALEQAGVPHARCAIVIEACEESGSIDLPCYIDRLQARIGTPSLVVCLDSGCGNYDQLWITTSLRGLLAGTLRVSTLTEGVHSGKASGIVPSSFRIARGLLERLEDARTGEIRPRGLHVEIPAERRAQARDAAAVLGGGLFAEFPFQPGVRPAANDVEESILNQTWRPQLEIVGAEGLPGLQRAGNVLRPFTSLKLSLRLPPTLDAQTAAAVMAGLLTEEPPAGARVEFEPEQEADGWNAPPVAAWLAAAAQTASIEAFGREACWLGEGGTIPFMSMLGKRFPMAQFMITGVLGPRSNAHGPNEFLDLSAGVKLTACVAAAIAAHAAAHGVPCSETG is encoded by the coding sequence ATGATCGCTTCGTCGGTTCTACCGTTCGTCGAGGAGACGTGGCATCGCAGCATAGTCCCCGCGCTCGAGGACTACATCCGCATCCCCAACGAATCGCCCGCCTTCGACCCCTTGTGGCGGGAGCACGGGCACATGGACCGTGCCGCGGAGCACGTCGCCGGATGGATGCGGACCCACGGGCCGCCGGCAATGCAGCTCGAAGTTGTGCGTTTGCCGGGGCGCACGCCGCTGGTCTTCGCCGAGATTCCCGGGTCCGGCGAGGAGACCGTGTTGTTGTACGGGCATCTCGACAAGCAGCCGCCGATGGCAGGATGGCTCGAAGGTCTGGGGCCGTGGACGCCGGTGATCAGGGAGGGGCGGCTCTACGGTCGCGGCGGCGCCGACGACGGCTACGCGGCGTTCGCGGCGGTCACGGCGATTGCCGCCCTCGAGCAGGCCGGAGTGCCGCACGCCCGCTGCGCGATCGTCATCGAGGCTTGCGAGGAGAGCGGCAGCATCGACCTGCCGTGCTACATCGATCGCTTGCAGGCTCGGATCGGCACGCCGAGCCTGGTTGTCTGTCTCGATTCGGGTTGTGGCAACTACGACCAGCTCTGGATCACCACCTCGCTGCGCGGCCTGCTCGCGGGGACGTTGCGTGTGTCGACGTTGACCGAGGGTGTGCACTCGGGAAAGGCGAGCGGCATCGTACCGTCGTCGTTTCGAATCGCGCGGGGACTGCTCGAGCGTCTCGAGGACGCGCGCACGGGCGAAATTCGGCCGCGGGGTTTGCACGTCGAAATCCCGGCCGAGCGGCGCGCTCAGGCGAGGGACGCCGCGGCGGTTCTGGGTGGCGGCCTCTTTGCGGAGTTCCCTTTTCAGCCCGGCGTGCGACCGGCGGCGAATGACGTCGAGGAGTCGATTCTCAATCAGACCTGGCGGCCGCAACTGGAGATCGTCGGGGCCGAGGGCCTGCCGGGCCTGCAGCGGGCGGGAAACGTGCTGCGACCGTTCACGTCGTTGAAGCTGTCTCTCAGGTTGCCGCCCACGCTGGACGCGCAGACGGCGGCGGCGGTGATGGCGGGTTTACTGACGGAGGAGCCGCCGGCGGGAGCCCGGGTCGAATTCGAACCCGAACAGGAAGCCGACGGCTGGAATGCGCCGCCGGTTGCGGCCTGGCTGGCAGCGGCGGCGCAGACGGCCTCTATCGAGGCGTTCGGTCGTGAGGCGTGTTGGCTCGGCGAAGGGGGCACGATCCCGTTCATGAGTATGCTCGGCAAGCGTTTTCCGATGGCGCAGTTCATGATCACCGGGGTCCTTGGACCCAGGTCGAATGCGCACGGTCCCAACGAGTTTCTGGACCTCAGCGCCGGAGTCAAGCTGACGGCTTGCGTGGCTGCGGCGATCGCGGCGCACGCCGCCGCGCACGGGGTTCCATGCTCGGAGACCGGCTGA
- a CDS encoding GIY-YIG nuclease family protein has translation MSFWVYLLRCADGSFYVGHTDNLEQRMEQHRSGELGGYTSTRRPVDLVYSEEFSTRDEAFAAERQIKGWSRKKKEALIRGDWEEIKRLARGRSRERHPSTSSG, from the coding sequence ATGTCGTTCTGGGTTTATCTCCTAAGATGTGCCGATGGTTCATTCTACGTTGGGCATACCGATAACCTCGAGCAACGAATGGAACAGCATCGGTCGGGCGAGTTGGGAGGCTACACCAGCACGCGCCGCCCTGTTGATCTCGTCTACTCAGAAGAGTTTTCGACTCGCGACGAAGCATTTGCTGCGGAACGGCAGATCAAAGGTTGGAGTCGCAAGAAGAAGGAGGCTCTCATCCGCGGCGACTGGGAAGAGATCAAGCGGCTTGCACGAGGGCGCTCCAGAGAACGTCACCCTTCGACGAGCTCAGGGTGA
- a CDS encoding sulfurtransferase gives MQHAPGFLRLVNETRARVRECGVADVKAMLDRGEKFHLIDVREESEWANGHLPQAQHLGKGIIERDVEARFPDPTECLVLYCGGGYRSVLVADVLQKMGYTDVTSMDGGWRDWVGAGYPVVRD, from the coding sequence ATGCAGCATGCTCCTGGTTTTCTGCGGTTGGTGAACGAGACGCGGGCTCGGGTCCGCGAGTGCGGTGTTGCCGACGTCAAGGCGATGCTCGACCGCGGCGAGAAGTTCCATCTGATCGACGTGCGTGAGGAAAGCGAGTGGGCGAATGGGCATCTGCCCCAGGCTCAGCACCTCGGCAAGGGAATCATCGAACGCGATGTCGAGGCCAGGTTCCCCGACCCCACGGAGTGTCTGGTTCTCTATTGCGGCGGCGGGTACCGTTCCGTGCTTGTTGCCGACGTCCTGCAGAAAATGGGTTACACGGACGTTACTTCGATGGACGGCGGGTGGCGCGACTGGGTTGGTGCCGGTTACCCGGTAGTGCGGGACTGA